Genomic DNA from Streptomyces venezuelae:
GTCGGCGATCCCCATACCCGACCCGGAGCGCGAGCGCACCCGTGAACGGATCGTCCTGGACGGCGAGCAGCCCAGCGCCGCGGACCTGCCGCGCGGCTGCGTGTTCGTCGACCGCTGCCCTCTGTACCGGACCGCCGACGACGAGGTCCGGGAGCGCTGCCGCACGGAGCGCCCCGCGAGCAGGCCGGTGCCGGGGCAGCGGACGCACGCATACGCCTGCCACGCCGCGTAACCCCCCTAGCCACCCCATCCCTCACCCCATCCCTCATGTCATCTCCCGCCTCACTTCAACGCAAGGACGCTCAGCCATGCGCGCAAGACTGGCCCTGCCCGTCGCCCTGATAGCCGCCATCTCCGTCACCGCCACCGCGTGCGAGTCCTCGTCCGGCGACGGCGCCGGGACGGAGGCCGGGAGCACTCCGGCCGCCGCTTCGGGAGCCGCCGACTACCACCCGACGCCGTACGACAAGCTCAAGGACGGCGGCACCTACACGACGGCGGGAACGTTCGACGACCAGGGCAACCCGTTCCACGTCAACGGCACTCTGCAGGCGACCCGGGTGTGGGCCTGGTACAACGCGAACGCGATCACCTTCTCCCCGACCGGTGAAGTGCGGTACAACCCGGACTACTTCAGCGACGTGAAGGTGTCCGTCGAGGGCGGCGACCAGAAGGTCGTCCTGACCATCAACGAGAAGGCCGTCTTCAACGACGGAACACCGATCGACTGGACCGCGATCAAGGCGACCTGGAAGGCCAACAACGGTTCCGACGAGGACTACGCGGCCTCGACCACCGACCAGTACAGGCAGATCACCGGCGTCGGGCGCGGCAAGAACGACAAGCAGGCCGTCATCACCTTCAAGGGCGTCAACGCCTCCTGGCCGAGCCTGTTCACCACGTTCCTGCACCCGAAGGCGGCGAAGGTCGACAACTTCAACAAGGCGTACGTCAAGAAGGCGCACCCCGAGTGGGGCGCGGGCCCGTACACGGTCGGCAAGTGGGACACCCACTCGGGCAACATCACCTTCGTGCGCAACCCGAAGTGGTGGGGCAGGAAGGGCAGGCTCGTCAAGCGCGTCTACGTGAACCTGGAGCAGACCGCGCAGGTCAACGCGTTCAAGAATGGTCAGCTCGACAGCGTCACCGCGGTCGACGCCGAGAGCCTGAAGCAGCTGAAGGGGCTCAAGGGCACGGAGATCCGGAGCGGCGGCAGCCCGTTCGTGTACTCGCTCTACTTCAATGCGAAGTCCGCCGTCCTCGGGGACAAGGCGGTGCGGAAGGCGATCCAGGAGAGCGTCGACCGCAGCCAGCTCGCGAAGATCCAGTTCCAGGGCCTCGACTACGGGGAGCCGCTGCCCGGCTCGGCCTTGCTCTACAGCTTCCAGAAAGGGTACGCGGACAACGTCTCGGCCGTCCTGAAGTACGGGCCCGACCGGGCGAAGAAGGAGCTGGACGCGGCGGGTTGGAAGCCCGGGAGCGACGGGATCCGCGCGAAGGACGGCAAGCAGCTCGAGGTCGGCTACACGATGGTGGGCGACGAGCCGCTGGACAAGGCCACCGCCGGCGCGCTCGCCGCGATGCTGAAGCCTGTCGGCGTACGCCTCTCCGTCAAGAAGGCCGACCCCGCGGACTGGGCCGGCATCGTCAACGAGCGGAAGTTCGACCTGATCATCTCGGGCAACCGCTCCATGGACCCCTTCGGGGCCCGCTACCTCTGCGAGACGTACTGCTCGGACAGTGACTCCGGCCTCACGGGTGCCGGGTCCCCCGAGCTGGACAAGGAGATCCGCGCGACGAGCGACATCGCCGACCCGGACAAGCAGACGGCAGCGGCGAACAAGGTCGAACGCAAGGCCCTCCAGGACTACGCCCGGCTCCCGCTCTACAGCGGCCCGTCGACGTACAGCGTCAAGAAGGGCCTGGCGAACGTGGGCGCGACCATCTTCTACAACCCGCTGCCGGAGACGGTGGGCTGGGAGAAGTAGGTCACGACGGATCCGGCAGGTTCAACAGGGCGAGCCTTGCCGGGTCCGCCACGATCCTGATGGCCGTGATCCGGCCGTCCGTCACCGTGAACGCCAGCAGGGAGAGCGGGGTGCCGTCCTCACGCCAGGAGACGATCCCGGGGAGGCCGTTGACGCGTACCGCGCGGCCTTGTGCCGCCGCGGAGGCGGACAGTCGCGCGCCCGTCGCGACCTTCGTGGCACCGAGGGCGACGACCGTGCCGGACGGCGTGTCGACGGTCAGTTTCACGTCGGGGTCGAGGACACGCAGCAGGTCCTCGAAGTCGCCGTGGCGAGTCGCCGCCAGGAAGGCCTGGACCACTTCCCGCTGTTCGCGCCCGGTCCCCGTCGGCCGCTCGGCGCCCCGCACCTTCCTGCGTGCGCGGCTTGCCAGCATCTTCGTGGCCGCCGTGGACTTGCCCAGGATGCGGCCGATCTCGTCGAACGGCACCGCGAACAAGTCGTGCAGCACGAACGCCAGTCGCTCGTTCGGCCCGAGCGAGCCCAGGACGACGAGCAGGGCGAGGCCGACCGAGTCGGCGAGCACCGCGTCGTCCTCCGGGACGGGTCCGTCGTCGACCGTCACGACGAGCTCGGGCAGCAGGCCGTCGTCGTACAGCGCCTCCGGGCGGGCCTGACGCGAGCGCAGGACGTCGAGGCTGATCCGTCCGACCACCGTGGTCAGCCAGGCCGCGATGTTGTGGATGCCCTCCGCGTCCTGACGCGAGAGCCGCAACCAGGCTTCTTGGACCACGTCTTCGGCGTCGGCGTGCGAGCCGAGCATGCGGTGGGCGATCGCGCGCAACCGGTCTCGCTGAGCTTCGAACGCCTCGGCCGCGGTGGCCGCCGTGCTGGTGTCGGACATGGTGTTACCTTCCTCGGGACTGCTCCGTCATGGGGATGACGGGCCCGGAGGGGCTCAGGTAACCGATGAAGGAGCAGCACCGATGGAAGCACGTATGAAGGCCGCGGCGAACCCCGACGTCACCACGGCGATCCAGCACCTCTACAAGGCGATTCACTCCGGGGGCGTCGACCATCGCCTGCTGGGACTCCTCCACCTGCGCGTCAGCCAGATCAACGGCTGCAGTCCGTGCGTCCACGCCTCAGTGGTGGCGGCACGGAAGGCGGGCGAGAGTGACGATCGGCTGCACAACGTGGTCGCCTGGCGCGAGACGCCGTTCTACTCCGAGGAGGAACGGGCCGCCCTCGCCCTGGCCGAGGCCGCCACCCGGATCCAGGACGGCGCGCCGGGCGTGACCGACGAGATCTGGGACGGCGCCGCCGAGCACTTCGACGAGAAGCAACTGGGCGCGATCCTCCTGGAGGTGTCGCTGACCAACTTCTTCAACCGGAGCAACCGCGCGGTGCGGGAACAGGCCGGCAAGACCTGGTGAGTTGAACGGCGGGCAGCGCCGGTGGTGGTGGAGGCTCTCCATCACCACCGGCGCTGCGCCGTTTTTGTACGTTCACGCCGATGCCGATGCCGACGCCTACGCCCACGCCTACGCGGCCCGGTACGCCCGCAGGAACGTCCGTACTCCCTCGACCACCAGCGGCCTGACCCTCGTGTCCTCCGTGGCGTTCGCGGACCCGAGCCGGTCCAGGGCGACGCCGAAGGTCAGCGCGATGAACTGGTCCGCCGCGAGGCGGGGGTCGGGGACGTGCAGCAGTCCCGCCCCGGCGAGCGCGGCGAACCGCTCGGCGAGCGCCTCGTCGGGGGTGTCGGCCATGGAGTTGTAGCCGCGGTGCGGCAGATGGCCGGACTCCGCGCGGACGAGGCGCTGCAGCGTCGCGTACTCCGCCGAGCCGAGCATGTCGGTCGAGATCCGCATCGAGAACGTGACCAGCGCGTCCTCGAGGTCGGCGGGCCCGGTGAGGCCGTCGATGTCGGTCAGGGTCCCGTCGAGGGTGCGGCGGATCGTCGTGATCATTGATTCGCCGATCGCGTCGACGACGGCCTGGAGCAGCGTCTGCTTGTCACCGAAGTAGTCGTAGACCGTCCGCTTGGACACCTCGGCACGTGCGGCGACCGCGTCGACGCTGGAGCGGTCGAAGCCGTCCGCGAGGAACAGGTCCCGGGCCGCCGCGAGGATCGCTGCCCGCTTCTGGGCGGACCCCGCGCGCAGCGTCTTCGTGGTCGGCGTCTTCGTCGTGGGCGTCTTCGTCGTGGGCGACTTTGTCGTGGGCGTCTTTGTTGTAGGCGTCTTCGTGGTCGGCATGAGCCCATCGTAGCCACCTTCCGAACTACACTGCACGGTGTAGTGCAGTTCTGGCCCCGGCTCAGTGGATGCCGCTCTCGATGCCCCCGAACGGACTGAAAGGACCTTCATGAGCGCAACGACAACGCTCGCTCCCCCGGCCCGCATCGGAAAAGCCGCCGTCGGCGCCCTCGGCCTGCTGGCCGTCGCCACCGGCGCCCTGGAGTCGGTGGTGACACCGACGCTCCCCCTCCTGCAACGCGATCTCGGCATGAGCCCCGCCGAAGGGGCGTTACTCAGCATCGTGCTGCTCGTCACCGGCGCGCTCGTCACGCCGGTCGCGGGCAGGTTCGGCGATCGTCACGGTGGAAAACGGGTCCTCATACGGCTGATGGCGGTGGTCTCCACCGGCGGGCTCGTCTCCTCCCTCGCGCCGAACCTGCCGGTGCTGCTGCTCGGTCAGGTGCTGCAGGGAGCGATGGTGGGCGCGCTGCCGCTGTCGTTCATCCTGGTGCGCGAACACCTCCCCGCCGGGGCGTCGAAGGTGGCCATCGGGGTGGTCAGCGGGTTGTTCGTGGCGGGCGGGATGGCGGGCACGCTGTCGGCCGGGCCCGTGGCGGAAGGGCTGTCCCGGCACTGGATGTTCGCGCTGCCGACGATCGCGGTCGCCGTCGCCACGGTGCTGGTGAACACGTTGATGCCGGAGGACGCGCCGCGCCGGCCGGACGGCTCGCGGGTCGACTGGCCGGGCTTGATCCTGCTCAGCGGAACCCTGGTCACGCTCATGCTCGTGCTGGTGCTCGCGCCCGACGCCGGCGCACAGCCCCTCGCCCTGGGCGCGCTCGTCCTGGTACTCGCCGGCCTCGGGACGGCGTGGGTCCGGGTGGAGCGTCACGCCGCCTCGCCGATGGTCGATCCGCGCATGCTGGCGCGGCCGGCGGTCTGGAAGTCGTGCGTGCTGACGTTCGTGATCTGTGCGGGCACTTCAGTACCGGTCTATCTGCTGCCCCAGTTGTTCGCGGTCTCCGCCGACGAGTACGGCTTCGGGGCGAGCGCCACCGAGATCGGTCTCTACCTGCTGCCGGGCGCCGTGGCCGCGTCACTGGCCGGGCCGATCAGCGGGATGGGGGCGCGGCGACACGGTTCGCGTGCCGTGGCCACCCTCGGGATCGCCCTCATGGTCGCCGCCTTGGCCGGCCTCGCGGCCGTGCACGGCGAGATCTGGCACCTCGTCCTCGGCAAGGTGCTCGTCGCGTTCGCCAACGGCCTGTGCGTCACGGCGATGGTGACGAGGACCGCCACCTCCGTCGACCGAGAGGAAACCGGCATCGCCACCAGTCTCGTCCTGGTGACCCGTGTGCTCGGCTTCGCCGTGGGTGTGCAGGTCAGCGGCGCGATTCTCACCGCGGGCACCCCCGCGGGGGCGGACGACCCGGCCGAGTCCGCGTTCGTCGTCGGTTTCGTCCTGGCCGCCGTCGTCACCGCGCTGTCCCTGCTCGTCACCCGCACCCTGACCAAGGGAGTCGAGGAATGACCTCCACCCGGACTTCTACCAGCCGGACCCACTCCCCGGCCCACTCCCGCCCCCGCGTGCTGATCTCCGGGGCCAGCATCGCGGGACCCGCCCTCGCGTTCTGGCTGATCCGCCGCGGATACGCGGTCACCGTGGTCGAGAAGGCGAGCACCCTGCGCGGCGGCGGCTACCCCATCGACATCCGCGGCACCGCGGTTGAGGTCGTCCGCAGGATGGGCCTCCTGCCCGAACTGCGGGACGCCCACATCGACTTGCGTCGGCTGACCTTCCTCGACGCCGACGGCACCGAGGTGGCGTCGGTCGACCCGCACCGCCTCACCGGCGGTGTCGGCGGACAGGATCTGGAGGTGCGGCGCGGGGATCTCACCGAGGCCCTGTACAGAGCGGTACGTGACGACGTGGAGTTCCTGTTCGACGACCGCGTCGACACGCTCGACCAGTCGGACCACGGGGTCGACGTCACGTTCCGCGGGGGCGCCGGCCGTACGTTCGACATGGTGTTCGGCGCGGACGGCGTGCACTCACGCACCCGTGAGTTCCTGTTCGGACCCGAGGAACAGTTCCACCGCTACCTCGGCCACTGCTTCGCCGGGTTCACCCTGCGCAACGCCTTCGGGCTCCGCGACGAGGTCATGATGTGGAACACCCCGGGCCGAGCCGCGGCGCTCTACGCCGCCGGGGGCGACGGTCACGTGCACGCCTTCCTCAACTTCGCGCACCCCGAGCCGCCGTTCCGCGCCTTCCGGGACCCACGGGCCCAACGCGAGCTGGTGGCCCGCGTGTTCGCCGACGCGGGGTGGGAGGTTCCCGGCATGCTCGCGGCCCTGCGCGACGCGGACGACCTGTTCTTCGACGTGGTCAGCCAGATCCGCATGTCCCGTTGGTCCAGTGGCCGGGTCGCGCTGGTCGGCGATGCCGCGTACGCGCCGTCGTTCCTGACCGGACAGGGGTCGAGCCTCGCGCTCGTCGGCGCGTACAGGCTCGCCCAAGCTCTGGCAGGCAGGGACCACGCCGCCGCTTTCGCCGCGTACGAGCACGGCACGCGCCCGTTCGTGACGGCCCATCAGGACAAGGTCGGCGACGGTGACGCCATGCTCTTCCCGACCACCGCCCCGGCCCTGGAGCGGCGCAACGCGATGCTGCGGAGACTCAGCACGACGCCTCATCCGGGCCTGCGCAGCGGGTAGATGAAGCTCGTCGCCCTCCGCGCAATAGTGCCCGGGCACGATGGCGAGGTTTTATAGAAGCCGGGCGACGCAACCCGACATGATGCCCACGGTGCCGAAAGGCATAGCCAGGTGGGCATACCCGTACTTCCCGTGGAATACCGATGCGGATTTCCATAGACTCGTTACCCGACCCTCACGGAAATACCGACTCCTGGGCAGGTGTACCTTGCTGGTTCGCTCGGTTGAAGATGTCGTCGGAAGCGAATACGACGTGGACTGGGGCAACGGAACGAGCCGAAGGCTGCTCGTTCAGGCCGATGAATTGGGTTTCAGCCTGACCGAGACGTACGTACAGCCCGGCAGCGAGTCGTACCTCCGGTACGACAACCACCAAGAGGTCTGCTACTGCGTGTCCGGCGCCGGCTCCGTGGAGACGGCGGACGGCCTGTTCGACATCAAGCCGGGAATGCTGTACGCCCCGGGCATGGGCGAGCCGCACATACTCCGCTCGGAACACGGCATGACGCTGATGTGCGTCTTCTCTCCGGCCCTGCAAGGGCCGGAGAAGCATCTGCTCACTCCCGGTGTGCATTCGAGCTACTAGGGGCCGTTGAGAGCCGCTGGGAAAGAAGGCAGGAAAGCATGCCCGACACCATTGATCTGGTGGTCCCGAACGTCGTCGAGTTCAACCTGAAACGCGAACTGCTGGATTTCGACCCGGGTGTGGAAAACGACCTCGTCGAGCACGGCACGGGATACACCGATCAGTGTGTGTTCTGGAGTGCCGGGGACCGCGTGCTCGTGCTGCCCGCCGGCTACTCCCAGGAGTGGCTGACGCACGTCCACGCCGGTCTCGGCAGTTCCGTGCCTGACGTCATATCCCCGTTGCCGCGCACCGGCCGTCTGATCCGCGACCTGCTCGACGACGACCGGGCGCTGGCCGCCCTCGCCGCCGCGACCGACGGGGTGCGGGAGGTGCGGCTCCTGTCCTTCGGCGCGTCGCCGGACCTGTACTCCCTCGCCTCCGTGCTCCGCAGTCAGGGGCGGGAGGTGCGCCTGGACGTGGCGGGACCGGAGCACTACTGGTCGTACGAGTACCTGGAATCCAAGCTGTGCTGTGTCGACCTCGCCTCGCACATCCCCGGATTCCGCGTGCCGCGCGGCATCTCCGTCACCAGCTGGGAACAGCTCAAGGGCGCGGTCACCACGATCGTGGGCAACGGCGGTCGCGCCGTGGTCAAGAGCATGTACGGAGTGGGGGGTTACGGCTCCGCCGTCGCGCGGGGCGATGCCGACGGCACCGTACGGCGCTTCTGGCAGACCCTGCGCCGCGAGCCGTTCTTCGGCACGTTCCCGCTCACCGTGCAGGACTACATCGCGCACGGCACCGACTGCCCCGCCGTGGACGTCCTCGTCGACGAGGGCGCGGTGCCGCGCATGGAGTACAGCATGCTCGGCGTCGACGGACTGCGGTACCGCAGCCTCGCACTCGGGCCCGGAGTCCTCGACCCGGACCTCGAGGAACGGCTCGCCGCGCTCGGCACCGCCGTCCACACGTTCGCGCAATCCCTCGGCTACCGGGGCTGGATGACGGTCGACTGCCTCCGCGGCCTCGATGACGCGCTCTACGTCACCGAGATCAACGCCCGGCGCTCCGGCGCCATGCACGCCGTCGCCCTCGCGGAACGGTGGGCCGACGAGGTGCCGGTCGCGTACGTCAACGACGCGCTGCCCTTGCGACTGTCGGGCCCGGTGTCCTACGAGGAGCACATCCGGCCCGTCTTCGACGAACTGTGGGCGCGCGGCGTCCGTGCCTACCCGTCGACCGTCCGCGCCCTCACGGGACACCGGCCCTCGCTGGGCATCGTCGTGTGCGCCAGGAGCGCGGCGGACGGCGAACGCATCGCCACGGAGGCACACCGGGCCGTCAACGCCGCGGTCACCGCGGCCGGTGCCGGTCAGAAGAGGGCGGCCGCAGTGGGGTGACCTTCTGCCGCCAGCACGGGAAAGGGCGTCGGGCCGGGGCGGTTGCCCCGGCCCGACGCCCTTTCCCGGCTCACATGCCGCTGCTCACACGTGCGTGGAGTTCGCCGCACTCGGCGTGCCGCAGCCCTTCTCCGCGAGGAACTCCGCCTGTGTCATCGGCGTCGCGTTCTCGAAGAGGCGGTTGAGGAGTTCGCCCTCCCACTCCACCGCTTCCACCTCGTCGACCCCGTACTCCGCCAGGATCCTCCCGATGGCCTGCAGCGCGAGGAGCGAATAGCCGCCCATCTCGAAGAAGTCGCTGTGGTGGACGTCGACGGAGTCGGGGCTCACCTCCAGGACCTGCGCCCAGATCCTGCGCACCACTTCCGCCGCCGCTTCCGCGTCGCCCGACGTGGACGGGGACTGAGCGGCCAGGTTGTCCGTCACTGTTCCTCCAGGTGTCTTGATGTGCGGCCATGTGCGGCTGATGTGTGGTTGGTCCGCGGTGGACGTGGGCGTCCGGGACGGTGGCGCCGTCATGGGATCAGCACCACCTTGCTGGCTTCGCCCGCGTCGAAGAGCCGGAAGCCCTCGGCGGCCTCCGACAGCGGCATCCGGTGCGAGATGAGGTACGTCGGGTCGACGCGGCCACCGCGCACCAGGTTCATCAGGGGCTCGAAGTCGCCGACGGGGTC
This window encodes:
- a CDS encoding TetR/AcrR family transcriptional regulator, translated to MPTTKTPTTKTPTTKSPTTKTPTTKTPTTKTLRAGSAQKRAAILAAARDLFLADGFDRSSVDAVAARAEVSKRTVYDYFGDKQTLLQAVVDAIGESMITTIRRTLDGTLTDIDGLTGPADLEDALVTFSMRISTDMLGSAEYATLQRLVRAESGHLPHRGYNSMADTPDEALAERFAALAGAGLLHVPDPRLAADQFIALTFGVALDRLGSANATEDTRVRPLVVEGVRTFLRAYRAA
- a CDS encoding acyl carrier protein, which gives rise to MTDNLAAQSPSTSGDAEAAAEVVRRIWAQVLEVSPDSVDVHHSDFFEMGGYSLLALQAIGRILAEYGVDEVEAVEWEGELLNRLFENATPMTQAEFLAEKGCGTPSAANSTHV
- a CDS encoding ABC transporter family substrate-binding protein, producing MRARLALPVALIAAISVTATACESSSGDGAGTEAGSTPAAASGAADYHPTPYDKLKDGGTYTTAGTFDDQGNPFHVNGTLQATRVWAWYNANAITFSPTGEVRYNPDYFSDVKVSVEGGDQKVVLTINEKAVFNDGTPIDWTAIKATWKANNGSDEDYAASTTDQYRQITGVGRGKNDKQAVITFKGVNASWPSLFTTFLHPKAAKVDNFNKAYVKKAHPEWGAGPYTVGKWDTHSGNITFVRNPKWWGRKGRLVKRVYVNLEQTAQVNAFKNGQLDSVTAVDAESLKQLKGLKGTEIRSGGSPFVYSLYFNAKSAVLGDKAVRKAIQESVDRSQLAKIQFQGLDYGEPLPGSALLYSFQKGYADNVSAVLKYGPDRAKKELDAAGWKPGSDGIRAKDGKQLEVGYTMVGDEPLDKATAGALAAMLKPVGVRLSVKKADPADWAGIVNERKFDLIISGNRSMDPFGARYLCETYCSDSDSGLTGAGSPELDKEIRATSDIADPDKQTAAANKVERKALQDYARLPLYSGPSTYSVKKGLANVGATIFYNPLPETVGWEK
- a CDS encoding FAD-dependent monooxygenase — translated: MTSTRTSTSRTHSPAHSRPRVLISGASIAGPALAFWLIRRGYAVTVVEKASTLRGGGYPIDIRGTAVEVVRRMGLLPELRDAHIDLRRLTFLDADGTEVASVDPHRLTGGVGGQDLEVRRGDLTEALYRAVRDDVEFLFDDRVDTLDQSDHGVDVTFRGGAGRTFDMVFGADGVHSRTREFLFGPEEQFHRYLGHCFAGFTLRNAFGLRDEVMMWNTPGRAAALYAAGGDGHVHAFLNFAHPEPPFRAFRDPRAQRELVARVFADAGWEVPGMLAALRDADDLFFDVVSQIRMSRWSSGRVALVGDAAYAPSFLTGQGSSLALVGAYRLAQALAGRDHAAAFAAYEHGTRPFVTAHQDKVGDGDAMLFPTTAPALERRNAMLRRLSTTPHPGLRSG
- a CDS encoding MFS transporter, with the protein product MSATTTLAPPARIGKAAVGALGLLAVATGALESVVTPTLPLLQRDLGMSPAEGALLSIVLLVTGALVTPVAGRFGDRHGGKRVLIRLMAVVSTGGLVSSLAPNLPVLLLGQVLQGAMVGALPLSFILVREHLPAGASKVAIGVVSGLFVAGGMAGTLSAGPVAEGLSRHWMFALPTIAVAVATVLVNTLMPEDAPRRPDGSRVDWPGLILLSGTLVTLMLVLVLAPDAGAQPLALGALVLVLAGLGTAWVRVERHAASPMVDPRMLARPAVWKSCVLTFVICAGTSVPVYLLPQLFAVSADEYGFGASATEIGLYLLPGAVAASLAGPISGMGARRHGSRAVATLGIALMVAALAGLAAVHGEIWHLVLGKVLVAFANGLCVTAMVTRTATSVDREETGIATSLVLVTRVLGFAVGVQVSGAILTAGTPAGADDPAESAFVVGFVLAAVVTALSLLVTRTLTKGVEE
- a CDS encoding ectoine synthase, encoding MPTVPKGIARWAYPYFPWNTDADFHRLVTRPSRKYRLLGRCTLLVRSVEDVVGSEYDVDWGNGTSRRLLVQADELGFSLTETYVQPGSESYLRYDNHQEVCYCVSGAGSVETADGLFDIKPGMLYAPGMGEPHILRSEHGMTLMCVFSPALQGPEKHLLTPGVHSSY
- a CDS encoding sigma-70 family RNA polymerase sigma factor — encoded protein: MSDTSTAATAAEAFEAQRDRLRAIAHRMLGSHADAEDVVQEAWLRLSRQDAEGIHNIAAWLTTVVGRISLDVLRSRQARPEALYDDGLLPELVVTVDDGPVPEDDAVLADSVGLALLVVLGSLGPNERLAFVLHDLFAVPFDEIGRILGKSTAATKMLASRARRKVRGAERPTGTGREQREVVQAFLAATRHGDFEDLLRVLDPDVKLTVDTPSGTVVALGATKVATGARLSASAAAQGRAVRVNGLPGIVSWREDGTPLSLLAFTVTDGRITAIRIVADPARLALLNLPDPS
- a CDS encoding carboxymuconolactone decarboxylase family protein encodes the protein MEARMKAAANPDVTTAIQHLYKAIHSGGVDHRLLGLLHLRVSQINGCSPCVHASVVAARKAGESDDRLHNVVAWRETPFYSEEERAALALAEAATRIQDGAPGVTDEIWDGAAEHFDEKQLGAILLEVSLTNFFNRSNRAVREQAGKTW